One Triticum dicoccoides isolate Atlit2015 ecotype Zavitan chromosome 4B, WEW_v2.0, whole genome shotgun sequence genomic window carries:
- the LOC119295241 gene encoding protein TPLATE-like, giving the protein MDLLIAQITTDLRSSDALRQSSALLQALQQCAAGRDVSALARTAATEILAAPSSAVCKRLALDLLRALPLPPDLLDPLLLSSLRSDLSFPDPDVAASSIASFPSLPSHLLPTLLSSAHADIAAALSSPAESLRLAAVTSLSSLLPRDDLALMCSTNPSLMGHATTWWGRLTELALDSADAVAAAAFEALARLFQELDARRMSRLAGDKLVDGEGALAVRAQWAADAIDFIWSRRNMLIARSMVMPVESFRVTVYPLVHAAKMVASGAVNTLRQIAKPGDTTIADTVEASAEKLVGVSDIVSHLLPFLSSLEPPLVFEVGINMLSLADAPGGKPEWASAAIIAILTLWDRQEFSSMRETIVRAVVANLHLLDLGMQVSLFKRLLQMLKNLRAESDRMHALACICRTALCVDLFAKESVRRGQKPVPGTDVISLFEDARVKDDLNSITSKSLFREELVASLVESCFQLSLPLPEQKNSGTESRVIGALAYGTGYGALNWTEPALDVVEVCRPCVLWDCDGRTYAIDCYLKLLVRLCHIYDTRGGVKTIKTGASQDQILNETRLRNLQLQLIRDLREVHTSRISSRLIWAISEHFDLEGLDPLLADDPEDPLNIIISNMHKTLFNTDSSATTSNRIQDVQAVLICAQRLGTRNARAGQLLSKELEEFRSSTSADSVTKHQSRYVLQIIKYVTNHPDNRWVGVGDATGDYPFSHHKLTVQFSEAAAAQDRKLEGLVHKAIQELWRPNPSQLTLLQTKGIGALHKDLPKACTLTGSSDPCYIEAYHLADPTDGRITLHLKILNLTELELNRVDIRVGLSGALYYMDGFSRTVRHLRNLVSQDPVQSSVTVGVSHFERCSLWVQVLYYPFYGSGGSADYEGDYAEEDSQMTRQKRALRPELGEPVVLRCQPYKIPLAELLLPYECSPVEYFRLWPSLPAMVECTGTYTYEGSGFKATAAQQYDSSPFLSGLKSIYSKPFHQVCSHFIRTVAGFQLCYAAKTWFGGFVGMMIFGASEVSRNVDLGDETTTMICKFVVRASDESITREIESDLQGWLDDITDGAVEYMPEEEVKSTAAERLKISMERIALLKAAKPKMPPAKTEQEEEEERKQSEELDGFGNPKGPSTLSKLTAEEAEHRALQAAVLQEWHQLCKEKAMKAQ; this is encoded by the exons ATGGACCTCCTCATCGCGCAGATCACCACCGATCTCCGCTCCTCGGACGCTCTCCGGCAGTCGTCAGCGCTCTTGCAGGCCCTGCAGCAGTGCGCCGCCGGCCGCGACGTCTCCGCGCTAGCCCGCACCGCCGCCACCGAGATCCTAGCGGCGCCCTCCTCCGCCGTCTGCAAGCGCCTCGCGCTCGACCTTCTCCGTGCGCTGCCCCTGCCCCCCGATCTCCTCGACCCGCTCCTGCTCTCCTCCCTACGCTCCGACCTCTCCTTCCCGGATCCCGACGTCGCCGCCTCCTCCATCGCCTCATTCCCGTCGCTCCCCTCGCACCTACTCCCAACCCTCCTCTCCTCCGCGCACGCCGACATCGCTGCCGCTCTCTCCTCGCCCGCCGAGTCACTCCGCCTTGCCGCCGTTacctccctctcctccctcctcccgcgCGATGACCTCGCGCTTATGTGCTCCACCAACCCCTCGCTCATGGGGCACGCCACCACCTGGTGGGGCCGTCTGACCGAGCTGGCCTTGGACTCTGCAGACGCAGTGGCAGCCGCAGCGTTCGAGGCACTTGCTCGGCTGTTCCAGGAGCTGGACGCGCGGCGTATGAGCCGGCTTGCTGGAGACAAGCTCGTTGATGGAGAGGGTGCGCTCGCTGTGCGTGCCCAGTGGGCAGCTGACGCCATCGACTTCATCTGGTCCCGGCGAAACATGCTCATTGCTAGATCCATGGTGATGCCCGTCGAGAGCTTCCGGGTCACTGTGTACCCTCTTGTGCATGCAGCAAAAATGGTTGCATCTGGCGCGGTGAACACGCTGCGGCAGATTGCCAAACCAGGAGACACTACAATAGCCGATACCGTGGAGGCGAGTGCGGAGAAGTTGGTGGGGGTGTCTGACATTGTCTCGCACTTGCTTCCTTTCCTTAGCTCGCTGGAACCACCACTGGTGTTTGAGGTGGGGATCAATATGCTCTCGCTCGCAGATGCGCCCGGAGGCAAGCCGGAGTGGGCTTCAGCTGCCATTATTGCAATCCTAACACTATGGGACCGACAAGAGTTCTCATCAATGAGGGAGACGATTGTCAGAGCTGTTGTGGCGAATCTCCATTTGCTGGATCTTGGAATGCAG GTGTCTCTGTTCAAAAGGCTGCTTCAGATGCTGAAAAATTTGAGAGCAGAATCAGATCGAATGCATGCATTGGCATGCATTTGCCGAACTGCTCTTTGTGTTGATCTTTTTGCAAAGGAGAGCGTTCGAAGAGGTCAGAAGCCCGTTCCAGGAACAGATGTGATATCTCTTTTTGAGGATGCAAGGGTGAAGGATGATCTAAACAGCATAACAAGCAAAAGCTTGTTCAGAGAAGAGTTAGTTGCCTCACTGGTTGAAAGTTGTTTCCAGCTATCTCTTCCACTACCTGAGCAGAAGAATTCTGGGACAGAGAGCAGAGTTATAGGGGCATTAGCCTATGGAACTGGTTACGGTGCGTTGAATTGGACAGAACCTGCTTTGGATGTGGTGGAAGTTTGCAGGCCTTGTGTTCTCTGGGACTGTGACGGGCGTACCTATGCAATTGATTGCTATCTGAAGTTGCTTGTACGGCTTTGTCATATATATGATACCAGAGGCGGCGTGAAGACAATTAAGACTGGTGCATCTCAAGATCAGATTCTAAATGAGACTAGACTTCGAAATTTGCAGCTACAGCTTATTAGGGATCTTCGTGAG GTTCATACCTCAAGAATATCATCACGGCTGATATGGGCAATTTCTGAACACTTTGATCTTGAAGGTCTTGATCCTCTTTTAGCTGACGACCCAGAGGATCCTCTGAATATTATCATATCTAACATGCATAAGACTTTATTCAACACCGATTCCTCTGCCACTACATCAAATAGGATACAAGATGTGCAGGCTGTCCTCATATGCGCTCAGCGTTTGGGAACCAGAAATGCAAGAGCCGGCCAGCTCCTCAGTAAAGAATTGGAGGAGTTCAGGTCAAGTACTTCAGCTGATTCTGTCACCAAGCATCAGTCACGTTATGTCTTGCAGATAATAAAGTATGTGACGAATCATCCAGATAACAG GTGGGTTGGTGTAGGCGATGCTACAGGAGATTACCCTTTTAGCCACCACAAACTTACAGTTCAGTTTTCTGAGGCTGCTGCTGCACAAGATAGGAAATTGGAGGGATTAGTTcataaggccattcaggagctttgGAGGCCCAATCCCAGCCAGTTAACTCTCCTACAGACTAAGGGTATCGGTGCTTTGCACAAAGATCTTCCAAAAGCATGCACTCTGACTGGCAGCAGCGATCCATGTTACATCGAAGCATATCATTTGGCGGATCCAACTGATGGCAGAATCACCCTACATTTAAAG ATTTTGAATTTGACTGAGCTGGAACTCAACAGGGTGGATATCCGAGTTGGGCTCTCTGGAGCATTGTATTATATGGATGGATTTTCCCGCACTGTTCGCCACCTGCGTAATCTTGTTTCCCAG GATCCAGTCCAAAGTAGTGTCACTGTGGGAGTTTCACATTTTGAGAGATGCTCTCTCTGGGTTCAAGTCCTGTATTACCCATTCTACGGAAGTGGAGGATCGGCAGACTATGAAGGAGATTATGCAGAAGAGGACTCACAAATGACGAGGCAGAAGCGCGCGCTCCGGCCAGAGCTTGGGGAGCCGGTTGTTTTACGGTGTCAGCCCTACAAGATCCCTCTCGCTGAACTTCTCTTGCCATATGAATGCTCTCCAGTTGAGTATTTTCGTCTATGGCCAAGCTTGCCAGCCATGGTTGAGTGCACTGGCACATACACATATGAAGGTAGTGGTTTCAAGGCCACTGCAGCTCAGCAGTATGATAGCTCTCCTTTCCTCAGTGGGTTGAAGTCAATTTATTCCAAGCCCTTCCATCAAGTCTGCTCTCATTTCATCCGAACAGTTGCTGGGTTCCAG TTGTGTTACGCTGCAAAGACATGGTTTGGTGGGTTTGTGGGCATGATGATCTTCGGTGCAAGTGAGGTCAGCCGAAATGTTGATCTGGGTGACGAGACAACCACGATGATATGCAAGTTTGTCGTGCGTGCATCTGATGAATCGATCACAAGAGAGATCGAGTCGGACCTCCAGGGCTGGCTGGATGACATCACGGACGGCGCTGTTGAATACATGCCCGAAGAAGAGGTGAAGAGCACAGCTGCGGAGCGGCTGAAGATATCCATGGAGAGGATAGCGCTACTCAAGGCAGCCAAACCTAAGATGCCGCCCGCGAAAACCgagcaagaagaggaagaggagaggaagcAGAGCGAGGAGTTGGACGGGTTTGGGAACCCCAAGGGCCCCTCGACGCTCTCCAAGCTCACGGCGGAGGAAGCCGAGCACCGTGCGCTCCAAGCAGCCGTGCTCCAGGAGTGGCATCAGCTCTGCAAGGAGAAAGCCATGAAGGCACAGTGA